Part of the Geomonas ferrireducens genome is shown below.
GCCTCGATCACGTCGCCCACGTTGTAGGCGCTGGTATCGTCCATGCGCAGTTCGCGGTAGTGGGTGAACACGCCCGCGCCGGCGCTCTTGCAATGGCCCACCTGAGCCGCGTTGGCCTTGGAGGCGTCCTTCGCACCGAAACCGACCTGGATGGCGCTGTAGCCGTCCTTCTCAACGGTTTTCTTCTGGAGGACGACGCACGGCCCAGCCTCGACGACGGACACGGCGATACGCCTGCCGTCCTCGGCAAATATCTGGGTCATGCCCAGTTTTTTCCCAATCAATCCCTTATTCATGGTCGACTTCCTATCCTTGTATTAAAGCTTGATCTCGACGTCCACACCGGCGGAGAGGTCGAGTTTCATCAGAGCGTCGACAGTCTGCTGGGTCGGCTCGAGGATATCGATCAGGCGCTTGTGGGTCCTGATTTCGAACTGCTCGCGCGACTTCTTGTCGACGTGCGGTCCACGAAGCACGCAATACTTGTTGATGACGGTCGGCAGCGGAATCGGGCCGGCAACGCGTGCGCCGGTCCTCTTGGCGGTGTCGACGATCTCGCCAACGGAAGTATCAAGCAGCTTGTGGTCGTATGCTTTCAAGCGGATTCTAATTTTCTGACTAGGCATCTCTTCCTCGTGATGAAACAAGTTTTTCAGTTTACAGCCGAGTGTTTCCGGAGGGGCTCGCACCCCGCCGGAAACCCGGACCTGAAAACCGTAGTTTTACTTTCTTATTCGATGATGGAGGCAACGACCCCTGCACCGACGGTACGGCCGCCTTCGCGGATTGCGAAGCGCAGACCTTCGTCCATTGCGATCGGGGTGATCAGGTTGACGGTAACCGAGACGTTGTCGCCCGGCATAACCATCTCGACGCCGGCTTCGAGGTCAACCACGCCGGTAACGTCGGTGGTCCTGAAGTAGAACTGCGGACGGTAGCCGTTGAAGAACGGGGTGTGAC
Proteins encoded:
- the rpsJ gene encoding 30S ribosomal protein S10; this translates as MPSQKIRIRLKAYDHKLLDTSVGEIVDTAKRTGARVAGPIPLPTVINKYCVLRGPHVDKKSREQFEIRTHKRLIDILEPTQQTVDALMKLDLSAGVDVEIKL
- a CDS encoding EF-Tu C-terminal domain-related protein yields the protein HTPFFNGYRPQFYFRTTDVTGVVDLEAGVEMVMPGDNVSVTVNLITPIAMDEGLRFAIREGGRTVGAGVVASIIE